The proteins below come from a single Rhodococcus sp. WMMA185 genomic window:
- a CDS encoding EamA family transporter produces the protein MTTGIRSPGTTEQHSQLLPVVSVLGSVLSVQFGAAFASTLFDEVGAIGAVFLRLTIAALILGLLLRPRWWRWWRSHRQGILALGVALAVMNSAFYEALARLPLGTAVTIEFMGPLTLAAVLSRRLRDGVWVLAALAGVVLLGLRESSSAESLDLVGVAFALTAGAAWAGYIITGSNLAAKVPSADGLAGASIVAAVLMIPLGVVSGGSELFDPRILAVGAGVAMLSSVIPYSLELRALKVMSKKVFSVLIALEPAAATLAGVIVLGQVLGLQSLAAIALVVAAGVGSVLSSW, from the coding sequence ATGACCACGGGCATCCGCTCACCGGGGACCACGGAACAGCACAGTCAACTTCTTCCGGTCGTCTCGGTCCTCGGATCGGTACTGTCAGTACAGTTCGGCGCCGCCTTCGCGAGCACTCTGTTCGACGAGGTGGGCGCGATAGGCGCGGTGTTCTTGCGCCTCACGATTGCCGCCCTCATCCTCGGCCTACTCTTGCGGCCCCGGTGGTGGCGGTGGTGGCGATCGCATCGACAGGGAATACTCGCGCTCGGAGTGGCCCTCGCCGTGATGAACTCGGCGTTCTACGAAGCTCTGGCGCGGCTGCCGCTGGGAACCGCCGTCACCATCGAATTCATGGGTCCACTGACCCTTGCCGCAGTGCTCTCGCGGAGACTGCGGGATGGGGTGTGGGTGCTGGCGGCGCTTGCCGGAGTAGTTCTGCTCGGCCTACGCGAGAGTTCGAGCGCAGAATCCCTCGACCTCGTCGGTGTCGCATTTGCGCTGACAGCCGGCGCCGCGTGGGCTGGATACATCATCACCGGCTCGAATCTCGCCGCAAAGGTTCCGAGCGCGGATGGCCTCGCAGGAGCGAGCATCGTCGCGGCAGTCCTGATGATTCCGCTGGGCGTGGTGTCGGGCGGCTCCGAACTCTTCGATCCCCGAATACTCGCCGTCGGGGCGGGAGTGGCCATGCTTTCGTCGGTGATCCCCTACTCGCTCGAGTTGCGAGCGCTGAAGGTGATGAGCAAGAAGGTGTTCTCGGTTCTCATTGCCCTGGAACCGGCGGCCGCGACACTGGCCGGCGTGATCGTGCTCGGACAGGTACTCGGCCTGCAATCATTGGCCGCGATCGCACTCGTCGTCGCGGCGGGAGTCGGATCCGTGCTGAGTAGTTGGTAG